The region CCACGCCGGGGCGGACCGTGCCGTCCGGCCAACGCTCACCGGCGGCGACCACCCCGATCGGCGCCTGCGCGGTGCCGTACCCCTCGTTGACCAGCCAGCGCGCGACGGCGGGTGCGTTGCGGAGACAGGCCGCCACCACCGGCATTCCGGTGGCGCTGGCGGCGGCGCAGATCGCGGAACCGTTCGGTGACGGCAGTACGAGATCGGGCACGACCGGCGCGGTACGCAGCGCCGCCGGCGACAACGACCACGGCTGTTCCGGGGTGACCGCACCTCGTCCGACCGCCGCGACGGCGCCGACCCGGCGGGCGTACTCGGCCGCCTGGGCGCCCCAGGGGAACGGGTGCACCCTGATTCCCCGGCTGACCGCCACCTCCACCGAGGTGGTGAAGGAGAGTACGTCGACCACGACCAGGGCGACACAGACCCGGCCGAGTTCGGCGGCACCGCCCAGCCCCCAGTCGAACCGTGCCCCGGATCCTGGTTGGGCGTAGACGGTGCCGACCAACGCCTCAGTCACCCGTGCCGGGGGCCGAAGCCTCCGTCGCGGGCTCCTCTGCCGTTGCCTGCTGCCGCACCACCGGCACCTCGTCAACCGGCGCCGCATCGACCGGTGCCTCATCGGCTGCCGGTGCCTCGTCAGTTGCCAATGCCGTGTCAGTTGCCGGTGCCTTGTCGGCTGCCGATGGCTCGTCGGCTGCCGGTGCCTCGTCGGACGCGACGGAATCGTCCGCGACGACCGGCACCGACGCGGCAACCGGCTCGGTGCCGGCGACCGGTGCCACCGGGATGTCCGTCACCGTTGCGGTGGCCTCGCCGGCGGTGGCCCCGCCGAAGAAGCGCGGCAGGGTCGACTCGAAGGCCGTCCGCAGCTCGTCCAGACCGATGGTGAACTGGCCGCGTACGTCCAGGGCGCCGCCGGCCGGGTCGGTGACCCCAAGCGCGGTCACCGGCACCCCGAGGTCATCGCAGAGTGCCATGAACGCCTTGTCCTGGCCGCGCGGCACGGTCACCAGCGCCCGAGCGGCCGACTCGCTGAACAGGTAGACGAACGGCATCGAGCCGGCGCCGAACTCGTCCGGCAGCGCGATCTTGGCACCGACGCCGCGCCGCAGAGTGGCCTCGACCAGCGACTGGGCGAGACCACCGTCGGACAGGTCGTGCGCCGAGGTCAGGTGGCCCAACCGGGCCGCCTCCGCGATCAGCTCGGCCAGGGCCCGCTCGCGGGCGAGGTCGACCCTGGGCGGTACGCCGCCGAGGTGCGCGTGGGTGACCCAGGCCCACTCGGAGCCGGACAGCTCCAGCCGGGTCTCGCCGAGCAGGAACACCACGTCGTGGTCGCCGCCGGACTTGGCGGCGAAGCCCATCGGCACCCGCTGCGCCACGTCGTCCAGCAGACCGAGCACACCGACCACCGGGGTCGGGTGGATCGCCGCCGCGCCGGTCTGGTTGTAGAAGCTGACGTTGCCGCCGGTGACCGGGATGCCGAGTTCGGCGCAGCCGTCGGCGAGACCGCGTACGGCCTCGGCGAACTGCCACATGACGCTCGGGTCCTCGGGCGAACCGAAGTTGAGGCAGTCCGTGACGGCAACCGGCTTGGCGCCGGTGACGGCGACGTTCCGGTACGACTCGGCCAGCGCCAGCTTCGCCCCGTTGTACGGGTCGAGGCGGGCGTACCGGCCGTTGCCGTCGACGGAGAGCGCCACGCCGAGGCCGGACTCCTCGTCCACCCGGATCACGCCGGAGTCCTCCGGCTGGGCGAGCACGGTGTTGCCGAGGACGTAGCGGTCGTACTGCTCGGTGACCCAGGACTTGTCGGTCAGGTTCGGCGACGCGATCATGCGCAGCACGGTTTCGCGCAGCGCCTCCGGCGTCGACGGGCGGGGCAGCGTCTCGGCCCGGTCGGCCTGGAGCAGGATCAGGTCGGCCGGCTCACGCATCGGCCGGGCGTAGACCGGGCCGTCGTCCACCAGCGAGCCCGGCGGTACGTCGACCACCGTGTGGTCCCGCCAGGTGATCAGCAGTCGTCCCGGCTCGCCGTCGGCCTGGGCCGGGGTGACCTCGCCGATGGCGGTGGCGAGTACGCCCCACTTGTCGGCCGTCTTCAGCACCGCTTCGAGCTGTTCCGGCGTGACGACCAGGAGCATCCGCTCCTGCGACTCGCTGGCCAGAATCTCGTGCGGGGTCATCGACGGCTCGCGCAGCGGCACCCGCTCCAGCCAGACCCGCATGCCGGTGCCGGCTGCGGCGGCGGTCTCGGTCAGCGCGCAGGTGAGGCCGGCGCCGCCGAGGTCCTGGATGCCGACGACGAGCTGGGCGTCGTACAGCTCCAGGCAGGCTTCGATCAGCAGCTTCTCGGTGAACGGGTCGCCCACCTGGACCGCCGGGCGACGCTGCTCGCTGCCCTCGTCGAAGGTGGCACTGGCGAGTACGGAGACGCCGCCGATGCCGTCCCGGCCGGTCTTGGCGCCCATCAGCACGACGATGTTGCCCGGTCCGGCGGCCGCCTTGTTCTGCAACCGGTCGACCGGCAGTACACCGAGCGAGAGGGCGTTGACCAGCGGGTTCCCCTGGTAGGAGGGGTCGAAGACGATCTCGCCGCCGATGTTCGGCAGGCCGAGGCAGTTGCCGTACCCGCCGACGCCGGCCACCACGCCGGGCAGCACGCGGGCGGTGTCGGGGTGGTCGATGGCGCCGAAGCGCAGCGAGTCCATCACCGCGATCGGGCGGGCGCCCATGGCGAGGATGTCGCGGACGATGCCGCCGACGCCGGTTGCCGCGCCCTGGTAGGGCTCGACGTAGCTGGGGTGGTTGTGCGACTCGACCTTGAACGTGACGGCGAGCTTGTCCGAGATCTGGATCACGCCCGCGTTCTCACCGATGCCGGCGAGCATCCGGTCGCTGGGCGGCGCCTTCTCGCCGAACTGGCGCAGGTGCACCTTGCTCGACTTGTACGAGCAGTGCTCGCTCCACATGATCGAGTACATGGCCAGCTCGGCCTGGGTCGGCCGGCGGTCCAGGATCTGCCGGATCCGGTCGTACTCGTCGTCGCGGAGACCGAGCTCGGGGTACGGCTGAAGCTCTTCCGGGGTGTCCACGGCCCGCTCGACGGTGTCGAGGTCGTCCGGGTAGGCGCTCGGGGCGGCGTGCGCCCCGGCGGCCTTCGCGGGCGGGATCGTCACCGCGGCCGGGGTCTGCGGGGCGGAGTCGGCGGCACGGGGCGTGGGCTGGTCGGTCGGCGGGGTCACCCCATCGACCTCGCTCGACGCCGTGTCGGGCTGGGTGGTCATGCCGGCACTCCCGCGAGGTGCTTGAGGACTGAGGTGAAGAAGCCGAGACCGTCGAGCGAGGGGCCGGTCAACGCCTCCACGGCGTGCTCCGGGTGCGGCATGATGCCGACCACGTTGCCCGCCTCGTTGGTGATCGCGGCGATGTCGCGCTCCGAGCCGTTCGGGTTGCCTCGCTGGTAGCGGGCGACCACCCGGCCCTCGGCCTCAAGCTGGTCGAGGACGTGACGGTCGGCGACGTACCGGCCCTCGCCGTTCTTGACCGGGATGAGCACGTCCTGCTCGGGCTGGAAGGTGTTGGTCCAGGCGGTCTTGACCGCCTCGATCCGCAGCCACTGGTCCCGGTTACGGAAGTGCAGATGCTTGTTGCGGGTCAGCGCGCCGGGAAGCAGGTGCGCCTCGCAGAGGATCTGGAAGCCGTTGCAGATGCCAAGCACCGGCATGCCCTCGCGGGCGGCATCGATCAGGGATCCCATCACCGGGGCGAACCGGGCGATGGCGCCGCAACGCAGGTAGTCGCCGTAGGAGAAGCCGCCGGGCAGCACCACCGCGTCGACCTGGTGCAGGTCGGGGTCGTCGTGCCAGAGCCGGACCACGTCCGCCCCGGCGATGCGTGCCGCGCGGGCGGCATCGCCGTCATCCAGTGACCCGGGGAAGGTCACCACACCGATCCGGGCCGTCACCGATGTTCATCCTCGGCATCGGCCAGCCGGATCGAGAAGTCCTCGATCACGGGGTTGGCCAGCAGCTTGTCCGCGATCTCCCGAGCCCGATCAAGGTCGGGCTCACCGGCGAACTCAATCTCGATGCGCCGACCGATGCGCACCGAGGAGACGTCGCCGACGCCCAGGCGAGGCAGCGCGTTTGCGACGGCCTGGCCCTGAGGATCGAGAATCTCCGGCTTGAGCATGACGTCGACGACGACGCGAGGCACTGGGCACTCCTGACTGTGTACGCAGTTGGGTGCCGGCCCATAGGGGCGAGCGGGGCTAGCCTACCTGGCAGAGCGCTCGCCCGACGCACCGGCCGCCCTGTGGACAACCCTGTGGAAAATCGCACACTCGCCGCCCACCGGCGTGATCGCGACCACCTGGCCGGGGCACCCGTGGGCGTACCGATGATGATCTTCCTTGACTCCGGCGGTCCGGACGGCGGGATCGTATCGGGCGGGCTCGATTTGACTCTTGTGGATGGACGACGAACGTCCTAGCGTGTGGCGTCGAACGTCTGGTTCGTCACACCAAACGTTTGATCTTCAAACCCGTACGGCGGACACCCAACCGCCGTCGGTGGCTCAGCCCGACCCGGAAACCCCGGGTGCCGCCCCCCGGAAGGAGCCCCTTCATGCGCATCCGCCTCACCCTGGTGACGGTCGCCACCGCGCTGGTCGGTGCGTTCGTCGCCCCCTCCGCCGCCGCCGCGAACGACGTCACCCCGCTGATCATCGGCGGCGGTACGGTTTCGTCCGCCCCGTGGGCCGCCGCCGTCTTCAGCAACGGCTCGTTCACCTGCTCCGGCACCATCATCGCGTCCCGCTGGGTGCTCACCGCCCGGCACTGCGTCAGCGGCACGATGTCGGTTCGGGTCGGCAGCGTCAACCGGACCTCCGGCGGCGTCACCAGCGGCGTCTCGTCGTCCTCCAGCCGCTACGACCTCGCCCTGCTCCAGCTCTCGACCGCGATCAGCACCTCGTACGCGCCGCTGTCCAGCGCCTACCCGCCGGTCAACTCGACGAACTCGATCTACGGCTGGGGCATGACCTGCTACGAGGGCTGCGGCGCCTCGACCACGCTCAAGACCGCCAACGTCCGGGTCACCAGCACCAACGTGACCGACGCGTACGGCGGCCGGGCGATCCGGAGCACCCGGGTCAACGGCAACGCCTGGCGCGGTGACTCCGGCGGGCCGGAGTTCTACAACGGTGCCCAGGTCGGCGTCGCCTCCACCGCCGACGGCGCGAACATCCAGAACTACGGCAGCGTGGCCTACAACCGGTCCTGGATCACCTCCGTGGCCGGGGTCTAGTCCTCCTCAGGGGTACGGCGCGGACGTTCCGGATCACCCCGGCCGTCCGCGCCGCGCTGTTTCACCCGCTCGCGGCGACGTTCGCGCCGCCCGCGCCAAACGGGTACGCGACGCGCATTGCACCCTCCGCACGAGGTTACGGGCCGTTGCACGCTCCGCACGCCGTTCTACCGGCGCGCGCGGTTTTGCAGCATGAGCCGACGTGAACAGGCCTCACAATTGCCGCCACCCCGGCTCTGCCAGCATCAACACGTGCTGGTCGTGACGACGGATGTCCTTCCCGGGTACGAGATCCGCGCAGTCCTCGGCGAAGTAGTGTCATCGATGGCCCGAACCCGAAACCCGTACCGCGAAGGGGTGAAGAACCTCCGCGGTGGGGCATACGACCCGAAAGCACCGGAGAACCTCACCCGGTGGCGGACGGAGGCGGTGGCCAATCTGGGCGAAGAAGCCCGCCGGCTCGGCGCGAACGCCGTGATCGGCATGCGTTTCGACCATCGCGAGGTGGGCGAGATGTGGATGGAACTCTGCGCGTACGGCACGGCCGTGGTGATCCGCGAACAGCCGCGTACACCGCTGCCGGACGAGCCGCTGTTCGCGGCCGACCTGGCCCACAGCGCGGAGATCCTGCCCGGTCCGATCGGAGTCTCGGAGCCGCCCAGCGCGCCCGACCTGCGCAGTGCGGCAGAGACCCCGACCCCTACCCCGGAGACCTGACCGTTGCCGGTATCGGGCCAGCGGGCTGGCCCGATACCGGACCGCTCTAGAGGATCGGGGCGGGCTCGTACCCGGCCGCCTTCGGGTGCGTCGCGACGACCTCGGCGACCCGGTCGGCGACCGCCCGTACCTGGGCCGATGCCGCACCGGCGAACGCGGACCGGTCCGCGACCAGCGTGTCGATCTCGGCCCGGCCCAGTCCGAGCCGGCCGTCGGTGGCGAGCCGGTCGAACAGGTCGTTCTCGGTCGTACCCTTCTCCCGCATGGCCAGCGCGACGGCGACCGCGTGCTCCTTGATCACCTCGTGGGCCACCTCCCGGCCCACGCCCCGGCGGACCGCCGCCACCAGCAGCTTCGTGGTCGCCAGGAACGGCAGGTAGCGGTCCAGCTCACGGGCGATCACGGCCGGGTACGCGCCGAACTCGTCGAGCACGGTCAGGAAGGTCTGGAACAGGCCGTCGGCGGCGAAGAAGGCGTCCGGCAACGCCACCCGGCGGACCACCGAGCAGGAGACGTCACCCTCGTTCCACTGGTCGCCGGCCAGCTCGCCGACCATCGACAGGTAACCCCGGATGACCACGGCGAGCCCGTTGACCCGCTCGCTGGACCGGGTGTTCATCTTGTGCGGCATCGCGCTGGAGCCGACCTGGCCGGGGCGGAAGCCCTCGGTGACCAGCTCCTGGCCGACCATCAGCCGGATGGTGGTGGCCAGCGACGAGGGTGCCGCCGCGGTCTGGGCCAGCGCGGCCAGCACGTCGAAGTCGAGCGAGCGCGGGTAGACCTGGCCGACGCTGGACAGGACCCGGCTGAAGCCGAGGTGCCCGGCGACCCGCCGTTCCAGCTCGGCCAGCCGCTCGTCGTCGCCGTCGAACAGGTCGAGCTGGTCGGCGGCGGTGCCGACCGGACCCTTGATGCCCCGCAGCGGGTACCGATTGATCAGGTCGTCCAGCCGCTCGTACGCGATCAGCAGTTCCTCGGCGGCCGACGCGAACCGCTTGCCCAGCGTGGTCGCCTGCGCCGCCACGTTGTGTGAGCGTCCGGTCATGACCAGGTCGGAGTGCTCGACCGCGAGCCGGGCGAGCCGGGCGAGGGTGGCGACCACCCGGTCCCGGATCAGCTCCAGCGAGGCCCGGATCTGCAACTGCTCGACGTTCTCGGTCAGGTCGCGGGAGGTCATGCCCTTGTGCACGTGCTCGTGCCCGGCCAGCGCGCTGAACTCCTCGATCCGCGCCTTGACGTCGTGCCGGGTGACCCGCTCACGGGCCGCGATCGACTCCAGGTCGACCTGGTCCAGCACCCGCTCGTACGCCTCGACCACGCCGTCCGGCAGCGCCACACCGAGATCCCGCTGGGCCCGGAGTACGGCGAGCCAGAGCCGCCGCTCCATCCGGATCTTCTCCTCCGGCGACCAGAGCCGCACCAGCTCGGCCGAGGCATACCGCCCCGCAAGCACATTGGGAACCTGAACCCGACCCTGCCCGCTTACCGTCACACCCCCAATCCTCCCGCACCCACCCCCACCCCCCACCCCCACCCCGCTCCCACCCACCCCCACACTCGGTTGATCATGAAGTTAGCGACAAAATTCAGGCTCGAAATCGTCGCTAACTTCATGATCAACGCGGTTTTTAGAGAGTGCGGGAGAGGCGGTCGGAGAGGAGGCGGGCGAAACGGGCGGGGTCGGTCAGTTCCCCGCCCTCGGCCAGCAGGGCGGTGCCGTAGAGGAGTTCGGCGGTTTCGGCGATCGCCGGGTCCTCGGGGCGCTGCTCGTGGGCCTTACGCAGGCCGGTGACCAGCGCGTGCGTCGGGTTCAGTTCGAGGACCCGCTTGATCTGCGGCACCTCCTGGCCCATGGCGCGGTACATCCGCTCCAGGGTCGGGGTCATGTCCTGGGCGTCACCGACCAGGATCGCCGGGGAGGTGGTCAGGCGGGACGAGAGGCGTACCTCCTTCACCTGCTCCTCAAGCTGTGTCGACAGCCAGGTGAGCAGCGCGGCGTACTCCTCCTTCTGCTGGTCGCGCTCGGGCTCGTCGGCCTTGTCCTCGCCGTCGGCGTCCAGGTCTACCTGCCCCTTGGCGATCGACCGCAACTGCTTGCCGTCGAAGTCGCGGACCGCCTCGACCCACATCTCGTCAACCGGGTCGGTGAGCAGCAGCACCTCGTAGCCCTTGGCGTTGAAGGCTTCCATGTGCGGCGAGTTCTCGATCATCTTGCGGGACTCGCCGGTCATGTAATAGATGTCGGTCTGCCCCTCCTTCATCCGGTCGACGTACTGCTGGAGCGTGACCACCTGCT is a window of Micromonospora sp. NBC_01699 DNA encoding:
- a CDS encoding 2-phosphosulfolactate phosphatase, whose translation is MTEALVGTVYAQPGSGARFDWGLGGAAELGRVCVALVVVDVLSFTTSVEVAVSRGIRVHPFPWGAQAAEYARRVGAVAAVGRGAVTPEQPWSLSPAALRTAPVVPDLVLPSPNGSAICAAASATGMPVVAACLRNAPAVARWLVNEGYGTAQAPIGVVAAGERWPDGTVRPGVEDHLGASAVLDGLVTVAGGLSVEAAVALAALSGVPDLPAAIRGCVSGRELIYRGFGEDVEIAVEFGVSNVVPLLRDGVFAAAA
- the purL gene encoding phosphoribosylformylglycinamidine synthase subunit PurL codes for the protein MTTQPDTASSEVDGVTPPTDQPTPRAADSAPQTPAAVTIPPAKAAGAHAAPSAYPDDLDTVERAVDTPEELQPYPELGLRDDEYDRIRQILDRRPTQAELAMYSIMWSEHCSYKSSKVHLRQFGEKAPPSDRMLAGIGENAGVIQISDKLAVTFKVESHNHPSYVEPYQGAATGVGGIVRDILAMGARPIAVMDSLRFGAIDHPDTARVLPGVVAGVGGYGNCLGLPNIGGEIVFDPSYQGNPLVNALSLGVLPVDRLQNKAAAGPGNIVVLMGAKTGRDGIGGVSVLASATFDEGSEQRRPAVQVGDPFTEKLLIEACLELYDAQLVVGIQDLGGAGLTCALTETAAAAGTGMRVWLERVPLREPSMTPHEILASESQERMLLVVTPEQLEAVLKTADKWGVLATAIGEVTPAQADGEPGRLLITWRDHTVVDVPPGSLVDDGPVYARPMREPADLILLQADRAETLPRPSTPEALRETVLRMIASPNLTDKSWVTEQYDRYVLGNTVLAQPEDSGVIRVDEESGLGVALSVDGNGRYARLDPYNGAKLALAESYRNVAVTGAKPVAVTDCLNFGSPEDPSVMWQFAEAVRGLADGCAELGIPVTGGNVSFYNQTGAAAIHPTPVVGVLGLLDDVAQRVPMGFAAKSGGDHDVVFLLGETRLELSGSEWAWVTHAHLGGVPPRVDLARERALAELIAEAARLGHLTSAHDLSDGGLAQSLVEATLRRGVGAKIALPDEFGAGSMPFVYLFSESAARALVTVPRGQDKAFMALCDDLGVPVTALGVTDPAGGALDVRGQFTIGLDELRTAFESTLPRFFGGATAGEATATVTDIPVAPVAGTEPVAASVPVVADDSVASDEAPAADEPSAADKAPATDTALATDEAPAADEAPVDAAPVDEVPVVRQQATAEEPATEASAPGTGD
- the purQ gene encoding phosphoribosylformylglycinamidine synthase subunit PurQ; the protein is MTARIGVVTFPGSLDDGDAARAARIAGADVVRLWHDDPDLHQVDAVVLPGGFSYGDYLRCGAIARFAPVMGSLIDAAREGMPVLGICNGFQILCEAHLLPGALTRNKHLHFRNRDQWLRIEAVKTAWTNTFQPEQDVLIPVKNGEGRYVADRHVLDQLEAEGRVVARYQRGNPNGSERDIAAITNEAGNVVGIMPHPEHAVEALTGPSLDGLGFFTSVLKHLAGVPA
- the purS gene encoding phosphoribosylformylglycinamidine synthase subunit PurS, which codes for MPRVVVDVMLKPEILDPQGQAVANALPRLGVGDVSSVRIGRRIEIEFAGEPDLDRAREIADKLLANPVIEDFSIRLADAEDEHR
- a CDS encoding S1 family peptidase — encoded protein: MRIRLTLVTVATALVGAFVAPSAAAANDVTPLIIGGGTVSSAPWAAAVFSNGSFTCSGTIIASRWVLTARHCVSGTMSVRVGSVNRTSGGVTSGVSSSSSRYDLALLQLSTAISTSYAPLSSAYPPVNSTNSIYGWGMTCYEGCGASTTLKTANVRVTSTNVTDAYGGRAIRSTRVNGNAWRGDSGGPEFYNGAQVGVASTADGANIQNYGSVAYNRSWITSVAGV
- a CDS encoding YbjQ family protein, with protein sequence MLVVTTDVLPGYEIRAVLGEVVSSMARTRNPYREGVKNLRGGAYDPKAPENLTRWRTEAVANLGEEARRLGANAVIGMRFDHREVGEMWMELCAYGTAVVIREQPRTPLPDEPLFAADLAHSAEILPGPIGVSEPPSAPDLRSAAETPTPTPET
- the purB gene encoding adenylosuccinate lyase, coding for MTVSGQGRVQVPNVLAGRYASAELVRLWSPEEKIRMERRLWLAVLRAQRDLGVALPDGVVEAYERVLDQVDLESIAARERVTRHDVKARIEEFSALAGHEHVHKGMTSRDLTENVEQLQIRASLELIRDRVVATLARLARLAVEHSDLVMTGRSHNVAAQATTLGKRFASAAEELLIAYERLDDLINRYPLRGIKGPVGTAADQLDLFDGDDERLAELERRVAGHLGFSRVLSSVGQVYPRSLDFDVLAALAQTAAAPSSLATTIRLMVGQELVTEGFRPGQVGSSAMPHKMNTRSSERVNGLAVVIRGYLSMVGELAGDQWNEGDVSCSVVRRVALPDAFFAADGLFQTFLTVLDEFGAYPAVIARELDRYLPFLATTKLLVAAVRRGVGREVAHEVIKEHAVAVALAMREKGTTENDLFDRLATDGRLGLGRAEIDTLVADRSAFAGAASAQVRAVADRVAEVVATHPKAAGYEPAPIL